From a single Alloactinosynnema sp. L-07 genomic region:
- a CDS encoding DUF4233 domain-containing protein, with translation MSAPDPMKGFRGVMSAVLILEAIVVMLALLVVAKSDSGVASWQGWLVGTLAVLMILACGVVGRPWGIWVALGLQGVMILCFFVLPALGVIGILFGLAWAWMLWARNDVAKRMAEGRIAQPGE, from the coding sequence GTGAGTGCCCCAGACCCGATGAAGGGCTTCCGCGGCGTGATGTCCGCGGTGCTGATCCTCGAGGCCATCGTCGTCATGCTGGCCTTGCTCGTCGTCGCCAAATCGGACAGCGGCGTGGCGAGTTGGCAGGGCTGGCTGGTCGGCACGCTGGCGGTGCTGATGATCCTGGCCTGCGGGGTCGTCGGCCGCCCGTGGGGAATCTGGGTGGCCTTGGGCCTGCAGGGCGTCATGATCCTCTGCTTCTTCGTCCTGCCCGCCCTGGGTGTCATCGGAATCCTGTTCGGGCTGGCCTGGGCGTGGATGCTCTGGGCCCGCAACGACGTCGCCAAGCGCATGGCCGAAGGCCGGATCGCCCAACCGGGCGAATAG
- a CDS encoding carbonic anhydrase family protein: MPDLPARSVDWTITATPTMEGRRMTGQQQSPINIRHSIPIARPGEQLAINWQPRDQRFVVKKKAYGYRFAPSQDLKDNEQHHSVWLGANEYRLTEVHFHRPSEHWVNDHKFQAELHAVHVRAEDGIRRCAIGVLLNIDDNDGYAPEEPNPPVSFDLTELLPTPDKRSFYRYEGSLTTPDYGERVSWAVMTEPVTVTNPELARFIRHGADDARDPYPLNRRFVLTDHCIPNQP; encoded by the coding sequence ATGCCCGACTTGCCCGCACGTTCCGTTGACTGGACCATCACAGCGACGCCAACCATGGAAGGTCGCCGAATGACGGGGCAACAGCAGTCTCCGATCAACATCCGCCATTCGATCCCGATCGCCAGGCCGGGCGAACAGCTCGCAATCAACTGGCAGCCGAGAGACCAGCGGTTTGTTGTGAAGAAGAAGGCCTACGGCTACCGGTTTGCGCCCAGTCAGGACCTCAAGGACAACGAACAACACCATTCGGTCTGGCTCGGCGCGAACGAGTATCGGCTCACGGAGGTGCACTTCCATCGCCCGAGCGAGCACTGGGTGAACGATCACAAGTTCCAGGCCGAACTGCACGCGGTCCACGTCCGCGCCGAGGACGGCATCCGCCGGTGCGCCATCGGTGTTCTGCTGAACATCGACGACAACGATGGATACGCACCCGAAGAACCCAACCCGCCGGTTTCGTTCGACCTGACCGAACTTCTGCCCACACCAGACAAGCGGTCCTTCTATCGATACGAAGGCTCGCTGACCACTCCGGATTACGGGGAACGCGTGAGCTGGGCGGTCATGACAGAACCAGTGACCGTCACCAATCCTGAACTGGCGCGCTTCATCCGCCACGGAGCCGACGACGCACGGGATCCCTATCCACTCAACCGCCGGTTCGTGCTCACCGACCACTGCATCCCGAACCAACCCTGA
- a CDS encoding IS256 family transposase, whose translation MTQDTSSRQDDTAAARRLAEAFSSDAIDALLKDAKSSGTPIDGVDGLLNQMTKAVLERALQAEMTDHLGYDAGDPAGRGTGNSRNGRSTKTVSTRNGPVDIEVPRDRNGSFEPTIVPKRARRIGNIDDMILSLYSRGMTTRDIEAHLREVYGVNASRELISNITDVVVDEIKAWQSRPLDEVYPILYVDGIRIRVKDNGVVTTKVAYLAIGVDVDGRKHALGCWIQDTEGAKFWQKVLADLRNRGVKDILIVCCDGLTGLPDAIHAIFPDTVVQTCVVHVIRNAMRFVSYGDRKKIVKAMKEIYTAPTLEAAELGLAAFDTQFGAQYPGAVDVWRNAWAEFIPFLDYPPELRKIVYTTNAIESINFQLRKITKNRGHFPDKEAAMKLLYLGLRNISSQRGGDSGTGTHGWKVALNTLINLFPGRILF comes from the coding sequence GTGACTCAGGACACATCGTCGCGTCAGGATGACACGGCGGCGGCACGGCGACTTGCCGAGGCATTCTCGTCCGATGCTATCGACGCATTGTTGAAAGACGCGAAATCGTCGGGAACGCCGATCGATGGTGTGGATGGCTTGCTGAATCAGATGACGAAGGCCGTGCTGGAGCGTGCCTTGCAGGCGGAGATGACCGACCATCTGGGGTATGACGCTGGCGATCCGGCCGGTCGTGGGACCGGTAATTCGCGCAATGGCCGGTCGACCAAGACGGTGTCGACCCGGAACGGCCCGGTCGATATCGAGGTACCGCGGGACCGGAATGGTTCGTTCGAGCCGACGATCGTGCCGAAACGGGCGCGGCGGATCGGCAACATCGACGACATGATCCTGTCGTTGTATTCGCGGGGCATGACGACCCGCGATATCGAGGCACACCTGCGGGAAGTGTACGGGGTGAACGCGTCCCGGGAATTGATCTCGAACATCACCGATGTGGTGGTCGACGAGATCAAGGCATGGCAATCGCGCCCGCTGGACGAGGTGTATCCGATTCTCTATGTCGACGGTATCCGGATCCGGGTCAAGGACAACGGCGTGGTGACGACCAAGGTCGCCTACCTGGCGATCGGCGTCGACGTGGACGGCCGCAAGCACGCCCTGGGCTGCTGGATCCAGGACACCGAGGGCGCGAAGTTCTGGCAGAAGGTCCTCGCGGACCTGCGGAATCGCGGCGTCAAGGACATCCTCATCGTCTGCTGCGATGGTTTGACCGGGCTGCCCGATGCGATTCACGCGATCTTCCCCGACACCGTGGTGCAAACGTGCGTGGTCCACGTCATCCGCAACGCGATGCGGTTCGTGTCCTACGGCGACCGAAAGAAGATCGTCAAGGCGATGAAGGAGATCTACACCGCGCCCACCCTGGAGGCCGCCGAACTCGGCCTGGCCGCATTCGACACACAGTTCGGCGCGCAGTACCCGGGCGCGGTCGACGTGTGGCGGAACGCCTGGGCCGAGTTCATTCCATTCCTCGACTACCCGCCCGAGCTCCGGAAGATCGTGTACACCACGAATGCGATCGAGTCCATCAACTTCCAACTCCGCAAAATCACCAAGAATCGCGGCCACTTCCCCGACAAAGAAGCCGCGATGAAGCTGCTCTACCTCGGACTCCGTAACATCTCCAGCCAACGAGGAGGCGATTCAGGAACCGGGACGCACGGCTGGAAAGTGGCGCTCAACACCTTGATCAACCTCTTCCCAGGTCGCATACTTTTCTGA
- a CDS encoding alkaline phosphatase, translating into MTRLQRRTFLIGGLASAGATMLTASTASAIAYPFTLGVASGEPVADGFVIWTRLAPNPLNADGLGGMSSANVAVEWQISTDQYFTSLAASGTFTATQAWAHSVHVEVTGLQPGRDYWYRFRALGHISQVGHSKTAPAVGTGSSLKMLFASCSHYEAGYFTAYRRMAEENPDLILHLGDYIYEGGAGGSGVRTHQPSGEITSLANYRVRHALYKRDVDLQAAHAAAPWAVVWDDHEVENNYAAMIRENSTPAGDFTARRAAAYKAYYEHMPLRSPQLPVAQNLQLYRRLRWGSLATLHMIDTRQYRDDQACGDGTKLCPAADDPARTLTGAAQESWLLNGMAQKLGTWDLIGQQVFFAQKLAAADGSKSMDSWDGYTANRGRVQNGWDAQGLKNTVVLTGDVHRSWASNLMQNYTTQNRIIGTELVTTSITSGGDGNAADTGLSSLNPHVKFYKNQRGYVRTVATPTEMTVDFRVLDKVTVRDYPIKTAQSYVIQAGNPGLQTP; encoded by the coding sequence ATGACCCGACTGCAACGACGGACCTTCCTCATCGGCGGTCTAGCGAGCGCCGGCGCCACCATGCTCACGGCGAGCACCGCATCCGCCATCGCCTACCCCTTCACCCTCGGCGTCGCCTCCGGCGAACCCGTGGCCGACGGCTTCGTGATCTGGACCCGCCTCGCCCCGAACCCGCTCAACGCCGACGGGCTCGGCGGCATGTCCAGCGCCAACGTCGCCGTCGAGTGGCAGATCTCCACCGACCAGTACTTCACCAGCCTGGCCGCGTCCGGCACCTTCACCGCCACGCAGGCATGGGCGCACAGCGTCCACGTCGAGGTCACCGGCCTGCAGCCGGGCCGCGACTACTGGTACCGCTTCCGCGCCCTCGGCCACATCTCGCAGGTCGGGCACAGCAAGACCGCGCCCGCCGTCGGTACCGGGAGTTCGCTGAAGATGCTGTTCGCGTCCTGTTCGCACTACGAGGCGGGCTACTTCACCGCCTACCGCAGGATGGCCGAGGAGAACCCGGACCTGATCCTGCACCTGGGCGACTACATCTACGAGGGCGGCGCGGGCGGTTCGGGCGTGCGCACCCACCAACCCTCCGGCGAGATCACCAGCCTGGCCAACTACCGCGTCCGGCACGCGCTCTACAAGCGCGACGTCGACCTGCAGGCCGCGCACGCCGCCGCGCCGTGGGCCGTGGTGTGGGACGACCACGAGGTCGAGAACAACTACGCCGCCATGATCCGCGAGAACTCCACGCCCGCGGGCGACTTCACCGCCCGCCGCGCGGCGGCCTACAAGGCGTACTACGAGCACATGCCGCTGCGGTCCCCGCAGCTCCCGGTCGCGCAGAACCTGCAGCTCTACCGCCGCCTGCGCTGGGGCAGCCTCGCCACGCTGCACATGATCGACACCCGCCAGTACCGCGACGACCAGGCCTGCGGCGACGGCACCAAGCTCTGCCCGGCCGCCGACGACCCGGCCCGCACGCTGACCGGCGCCGCCCAGGAGTCGTGGCTGCTCAACGGAATGGCGCAGAAGCTGGGCACGTGGGACCTGATCGGCCAGCAGGTGTTCTTCGCCCAGAAGCTCGCCGCGGCCGACGGCTCCAAGAGCATGGACAGCTGGGACGGCTACACCGCCAACCGCGGCCGCGTCCAGAACGGCTGGGACGCGCAGGGGCTCAAGAACACCGTCGTGCTCACCGGTGACGTGCACCGGTCTTGGGCAAGCAACCTCATGCAGAACTACACGACGCAGAACCGGATCATCGGCACCGAGCTGGTCACCACGTCGATCACCTCGGGCGGGGACGGCAACGCCGCCGACACCGGCCTGTCGAGCCTCAACCCGCATGTGAAGTTCTACAAGAACCAGCGCGGCTACGTCCGCACCGTCGCCACCCCGACCGAGATGACCGTGGACTTCCGGGTCCTGGACAAGGTGACCGTGCGCGACTACCCGATCAAGACCGCCCAGAGCTACGTGATCCAGGCGGGCAACCCCGGCCTGCAGACCCCGTGA
- a CDS encoding nucleotidyltransferase domain-containing protein: protein MGYPYYSWPMEFGRPLSTITPTLDGDVLCVLARNDATFTTGQLHRVLGRHSEEGIRKTLRRLVKQGVVTSDRVGNAFAYRLNRDHLAAEHIVGLARLAETLFSRLENRLAEWEIPPQYAAIFGSAARGSMSPDSDVDLLLVRPDDADEGEWDAQVSTLVVEMARWLGNDVRPLEFTVDEIDSRGPDEPVLLAALEDGVTVAGNRSWLAGRLRKGTH, encoded by the coding sequence TTGGGATATCCGTACTATAGTTGGCCGATGGAGTTCGGCAGGCCGTTGTCCACGATCACTCCGACGCTGGACGGTGACGTCCTCTGTGTCCTGGCTCGGAACGACGCGACTTTCACCACCGGTCAACTGCACCGTGTCCTCGGCCGCCACTCAGAAGAAGGCATCCGAAAGACGCTGCGTCGGTTGGTCAAGCAAGGTGTGGTGACCTCGGATCGGGTGGGCAACGCTTTCGCCTACCGACTGAACCGGGATCATCTCGCCGCGGAGCACATCGTCGGACTCGCCCGGCTCGCGGAGACTCTGTTCTCCCGACTCGAAAACCGGTTGGCGGAATGGGAGATCCCACCGCAGTACGCCGCGATCTTCGGCTCGGCGGCGCGCGGTTCGATGAGCCCGGACAGCGACGTGGATCTTCTCCTGGTCCGGCCAGACGATGCCGATGAAGGCGAGTGGGACGCGCAGGTGAGCACGTTGGTGGTCGAAATGGCGCGATGGCTTGGCAACGACGTGCGGCCATTGGAGTTCACGGTCGATGAGATTGATTCCCGGGGTCCGGACGAACCGGTTCTGCTGGCGGCCTTGGAGGATGGTGTGACGGTGGCGGGCAACCGCTCGTGGCTGGCTGGACGGTTGCGGAAGGGGACTCATTGA
- a CDS encoding PepSY domain-containing protein: MTTIDTDVAPPKSDPPRPKSPLWALARRVHFLAGLMIAPFLAVLAFTGLLYAFTPEINDLLYGDKLYVESASGPVRPLEEQVNAALASQPEGKVKSVIVPSDPERTTQVVLDAPGLAHGADHFSTETLTVYVDPYTAKVSGDLVTVNNRPPAQVWLRELHGNLHLGDIGRLYAEFVASWLPFVVLGGLVLWIGRRRKRTAKALLLPATTGSPQAKTRSRHGVLGLWLAIGLLGISATGLTWSNYAGARFDSAIAALDAKSPSLKAPSVEAAGEAIGLDRALTVARSEGLTGQLTITTAPAATKPLKIAETEEGLPIRKTTIAVDPYTAEVTARQGWDDFPLLAKLTTLGVQAHSGTLFGPVNRLALALLAIGALALLVLGYRMWWRRRPTGGGLPAAPEPMWRQVPVPVLVAAVVVVGAIGWALPVLGVTLVAFVLVDALRARFRTSV, encoded by the coding sequence ATGACCACGATCGATACCGACGTCGCCCCACCGAAATCGGACCCCCCGCGCCCGAAGAGTCCACTGTGGGCATTGGCCCGCCGCGTGCACTTCCTGGCCGGGCTCATGATCGCGCCGTTCCTCGCGGTGCTGGCCTTCACCGGCCTGCTCTACGCCTTCACGCCCGAGATCAACGACCTGCTCTACGGCGACAAGCTCTATGTCGAGTCCGCGAGCGGACCGGTGCGTCCGCTGGAGGAGCAGGTGAACGCCGCCCTGGCGAGCCAACCTGAGGGCAAGGTCAAGTCGGTGATCGTGCCCAGCGACCCGGAGCGGACCACGCAGGTCGTGCTCGACGCGCCCGGTTTAGCCCACGGCGCCGACCACTTCAGCACCGAGACGCTGACCGTCTACGTCGACCCGTACACCGCGAAGGTCAGCGGCGACCTGGTCACGGTGAACAACCGCCCGCCCGCACAGGTGTGGCTGCGTGAGCTGCACGGAAATCTGCACCTGGGCGACATCGGCAGGCTGTACGCGGAGTTCGTGGCGAGCTGGCTGCCGTTCGTGGTGCTCGGCGGCCTCGTGCTGTGGATCGGCAGGCGGCGCAAGCGGACCGCGAAGGCGCTGCTGCTGCCTGCCACGACCGGGTCACCTCAGGCGAAGACTCGGTCGCGGCACGGCGTGCTCGGGCTGTGGCTGGCGATCGGGCTGCTCGGGATCAGCGCCACCGGCCTGACCTGGTCGAACTACGCGGGCGCCCGGTTCGACTCGGCCATCGCGGCGCTGGACGCCAAGTCACCGAGCCTGAAGGCGCCGAGCGTGGAGGCAGCAGGCGAGGCGATCGGGCTGGACCGGGCGCTGACGGTGGCCAGGTCAGAGGGCCTGACCGGGCAGCTGACGATCACCACCGCCCCCGCGGCCACCAAGCCGCTCAAGATCGCGGAGACCGAGGAAGGACTGCCGATCCGCAAGACCACGATCGCGGTCGACCCGTACACCGCCGAGGTCACCGCCCGCCAGGGCTGGGACGACTTCCCGCTGCTGGCCAAGCTGACGACCCTGGGCGTGCAGGCCCACAGCGGCACCCTGTTCGGCCCCGTCAACCGGCTCGCCTTGGCCCTACTGGCGATCGGCGCGCTGGCGCTGCTGGTCCTGGGCTACCGGATGTGGTGGCGCAGGCGGCCGACCGGCGGCGGGCTCCCGGCCGCCCCGGAACCGATGTGGCGGCAGGTGCCGGTCCCGGTGCTGGTCGCGGCGGTCGTCGTGGTCGGCGCGATCGGCTGGGCGCTGCCGGTCCTCGGTGTCACGCTGGTCGCGTTCGTGCTGGTCGACGCCCTGCGAGCCAGGTTCCGGACCTCGGTGTAG
- a CDS encoding dihydrofolate reductase family protein, translating to MGAFLSGRVTHELMADFWPTADADPESTPQMVEFAGIWLDMPKIVYSRTLDRADWNTTVKRDVVVAEVESLKAEPGADLVVSGADLAAEFARLGLIDEYRIYVHPVLIGRGKPLFPESVHKADLRLVESRTFGNGVVMLRYTAGKSL from the coding sequence CTGGGTGCCTTCCTCTCCGGCCGCGTCACCCACGAGCTGATGGCCGACTTCTGGCCGACCGCCGACGCCGATCCGGAGAGCACGCCGCAGATGGTCGAGTTCGCCGGGATCTGGCTGGACATGCCGAAGATCGTCTACTCGCGAACTCTCGACCGAGCCGACTGGAACACGACCGTGAAGCGGGACGTGGTGGTCGCCGAGGTCGAATCCCTCAAGGCCGAACCCGGGGCAGACCTTGTTGTGAGCGGCGCGGATCTCGCGGCGGAGTTCGCGCGGCTCGGGCTGATCGATGAGTACCGGATCTACGTGCACCCAGTGCTCATCGGACGCGGTAAACCGCTGTTCCCAGAGTCGGTGCACAAGGCAGACCTCCGGCTCGTCGAGAGCCGGACCTTCGGGAACGGGGTCGTGATGCTCCGCTACACGGCGGGAAAATCGCTATAG